Proteins from a genomic interval of Denticeps clupeoides chromosome 20, fDenClu1.1, whole genome shotgun sequence:
- the grinaa gene encoding glutamate receptor, ionotropic, N-methyl D-aspartate-associated protein 1a (glutamate binding): protein MSQDKNFYPGYGENNPLYNNMYGPPNPDGFGMPPPNYTGGPAAPAYPGPTPYGQPGFPQGAPGFAPYPQMPYPQMPYAQGLYPQGPYQQGAPQTGFGPDPSVPMGSPGYHGDGGPPSYNDNEEFTSSGWEDKSIRQAFIRKVFMVLTVQLLVTFSFVAVFTFVDDAKLFVRRNPWTYYVSYAIFFVALIVLSCCGDFRRKHPWNLVALSILTLSLSYMVGMIASFYNTDSVIMAVGITAVVCFTVVLFSLQSKYDFTSCRGVLFVCLIVLLLFSILCIFIRHKILHIVYASLGALLFTCFLAVDTQLLLGNKKLALSPEEYIFAALNLYTDIINIFLYILAIVGRSRE from the exons ATGTCTCAGGACAAGAATTTTTACCCTGGATATGGGGAGAATAACCCCCTGTACAACAACATGTATGGACCCCCCAACCCAGACGGGTTTGGGATGCCCCCTCCCAACTACACTGGGGGTCCCGCAGCACCTGCGTACCCTGGTCCCACTCCATACGGCCAACCTGGCTTCCCTCAGGGTGCTCCAGGGTTTGCCCCATATCCTCAAATGCCCTACCCTCAGATGCCCTATGCTCAAGGCCTTTATCCCCAGGGACCCTACCAGCAGGGAGCCCCCCAGACAGGATTTGGCCCTGACCCCAGTG TTCCTATGGGCAGCCCTGGCTACCATGGTGATGGAGGTCCCCCTTCCTACAATGACAACGAAGAGTTTACCAGCTCTGGTTGGGAGGACAAGTCTATACGACAGGCCTTCATCCGCAAG GTCTTCATGGTCCTGACCGTTCAGCTGCTTGTCACCTTCTCCTTTGTGGCCGTCTTCACATTTGTGGATGATGCCAAGTTATTTGTACGGCGCAACCCCTGGACATACTATGTGTCATACGCCATTTTCTTTGTGGCACTCATCGTCCTCAGCTGCTGTGGGGACTTCCGCCGCAAACACCCCTGGAACCTGGTGGCTCTG TCCATCCTGACTCTGAGCCTGTCCTATATGGTCGGGATGATCGCCAGCTTCTACAACACTGACTCTGTCATCATGGCCGTGGGCATCACTGCTGTTGTCTGCTTCACCGTTGTGCTCTTCTCCCTACAG AGCAAGTATGACTTCACTTCCTGCCGTGGGGTTCTGTTTGTGTGCCTGATTGTGCTGCTCCTCTTCTCTATTCTCTGCATCTTCATTCGTCACAAGATCCTCCACATCGTCTATGCATCCCTGGGGGCGCTGCTCTTTACCTGT tttctgGCTGTTGATACTCAGCTGCTCCTTGGTAATAAGAAGCTGGCCCTAAGTCCTGAGGAGTATATCTTTGCAGCCCTCAACCTGTACACAGACATCATCAACATCTTCCTCTACATCCTGGCCATCGTAGGCCGCTCCCGAGAGTGA
- the LOC114769948 gene encoding regulation of nuclear pre-mRNA domain-containing protein 1A-like isoform X1, which produces MLWTNGNTRFLRSSRPPTQCKQHGVAKCCATLTRSHSSLRHRSISSSSSDAPLSLPHGPSAAPRLAAGSTMSVFSEAALEKKLSELSNSQQSVQTLSLWLIHHRKHSKTVVSVWYNELKKAQVSRKLTFLYLANDVIQNSKRKGPEFTQDFAPVIVDAFQHVASEGEESCKKQLSRVLSIWQERAVYESDVLEQLSQVLHTDRKAKKRPYEDITVTDEDFASQSSPSEPPQTAELIRALQELENAASSDSALRQRISSLPAEVQDTSLLHRITDKESGERLSRMVEEACLLLADYSGRLAAEIDDRRQLSRTLTLFLQSQRQGLVHNEQKLEVRTNSTRFSNLVRKEYKQKLARVTQVRKELRTRLSSLPDLSHLPSVMATAVHLPSPADLYSHSE; this is translated from the exons ATGTTGTGGACCAATGGAAACACCCGATTCCTACGCAGCTCGCGCCCACCGACGCAGTGTAAACAACACGGAGTTGCTAAGTGCTGTGCTACGCTAACACGTTCCCACAGCAGCCTCCGTCAccgcagcatcagcagcagcagcagcgacgctcctctctctcttccccacGGACCCAGCGCTGCTCCCCGGCTGGCTGCAGGGTCCACCATGTCCGTGTTTTCCGAGGCAGCTCTGGAGAAGAAACTATCCGAGCTGAGCAACTCGCAGCAGAGCGTGCAGACGCTGTCGCTGTGGCTGATCCACCACAGAAAACACTCCAAGACCGTTGTAAGCGTGTGGTACAACGAGCTGAAGAAAG CCCAAGTCTCCCGTAAACTCACCTTCCTCTACCTGGCCAATGATGTCATCCAGAACAGCAAGAGGAAAGGGCCAGAGTTCACCCAGGACTTTGCTCCAGTCATTGTAGATGCTTTCCAGCATGTGGCAAG TGAGGGGGAGGAGAGCTGTAAGAAGCAGCTGAGCAGGGTTCTATCCATCTGGCAGGAGAGAGCTGTGTATGAGAGTGATGTTCTGGAGCAGCTCTCGCAGGTCCTGC ACACAGACAGGAAGGCAAAGAAGCGTCCATATGAGGACATCACAGTTACAGATGAGGATTTTGCATCCCAGAGTTCCCCATCAGAACCTCCACAG ACAGCCGAGCTGATTCGTGCGCTGCAGGAGCTGGAAAATGCCGCCTCCAGTGACTCTGCCCTTCGACAGCGAATTTCATCCTTACCCGCTGAAGTACAGGACACATCTTTACTGCACCGCATCACAg ATAAAGAGTCTGGAGAGCGGTTGTCTCGGATGGTGGAGGAGGCCTGTCTGCTGCTGGCAGACTACAGTGGGCGTCTGGCTGCAGAGATTGATGACCGGAGGCAGCTGTCCCGCACCCTCACCCTGTTTCTACAGAGCCAGCGCCAGGGCCTGGTGCACAACGAACAGAAGTTGGAAGTGCGTACAAACAGCACtcgcttttctaacttagtgcggaag GAGTACAAACAGAAACTGGCTCGTGTGACACAGGTGCGCAAAGAGCTTCGCACTCGACTCAGCTCTCTGCCAGACCTCTCACACCTCCCCAGCGTCATGGCAACTGCAGTGCACCTCCCCTCGCCTGCTGACCTCTACAGCCACTCCGAATGA
- the LOC114769948 gene encoding regulation of nuclear pre-mRNA domain-containing protein 1A-like isoform X2, giving the protein MLWTNGNTRFLRSSRPPTQCKQHGVAKCCATLTRSHSSLRHRSISSSSSDAPLSLPHGPSAAPRLAAGSTMSVFSEAALEKKLSELSNSQQSVQTLSLWLIHHRKHSKTVVSVWYNELKKAQVSRKLTFLYLANDVIQNSKRKGPEFTQDFAPVIVDAFQHVASEGEESCKKQLSRVLSIWQERAVYESDVLEQLSQVLHTDRKAKKRPYEDITVTDEDFASQSSPSEPPQTAELIRALQELENAASSDSALRQRISSLPAEVQDTSLLHRITDKESGERLSRMVEEACLLLADYSGRLAAEIDDRRQLSRTLTLFLQSQRQGLVHNEQKLEEYKQKLARVTQVRKELRTRLSSLPDLSHLPSVMATAVHLPSPADLYSHSE; this is encoded by the exons ATGTTGTGGACCAATGGAAACACCCGATTCCTACGCAGCTCGCGCCCACCGACGCAGTGTAAACAACACGGAGTTGCTAAGTGCTGTGCTACGCTAACACGTTCCCACAGCAGCCTCCGTCAccgcagcatcagcagcagcagcagcgacgctcctctctctcttccccacGGACCCAGCGCTGCTCCCCGGCTGGCTGCAGGGTCCACCATGTCCGTGTTTTCCGAGGCAGCTCTGGAGAAGAAACTATCCGAGCTGAGCAACTCGCAGCAGAGCGTGCAGACGCTGTCGCTGTGGCTGATCCACCACAGAAAACACTCCAAGACCGTTGTAAGCGTGTGGTACAACGAGCTGAAGAAAG CCCAAGTCTCCCGTAAACTCACCTTCCTCTACCTGGCCAATGATGTCATCCAGAACAGCAAGAGGAAAGGGCCAGAGTTCACCCAGGACTTTGCTCCAGTCATTGTAGATGCTTTCCAGCATGTGGCAAG TGAGGGGGAGGAGAGCTGTAAGAAGCAGCTGAGCAGGGTTCTATCCATCTGGCAGGAGAGAGCTGTGTATGAGAGTGATGTTCTGGAGCAGCTCTCGCAGGTCCTGC ACACAGACAGGAAGGCAAAGAAGCGTCCATATGAGGACATCACAGTTACAGATGAGGATTTTGCATCCCAGAGTTCCCCATCAGAACCTCCACAG ACAGCCGAGCTGATTCGTGCGCTGCAGGAGCTGGAAAATGCCGCCTCCAGTGACTCTGCCCTTCGACAGCGAATTTCATCCTTACCCGCTGAAGTACAGGACACATCTTTACTGCACCGCATCACAg ATAAAGAGTCTGGAGAGCGGTTGTCTCGGATGGTGGAGGAGGCCTGTCTGCTGCTGGCAGACTACAGTGGGCGTCTGGCTGCAGAGATTGATGACCGGAGGCAGCTGTCCCGCACCCTCACCCTGTTTCTACAGAGCCAGCGCCAGGGCCTGGTGCACAACGAACAGAAGTTGGAA GAGTACAAACAGAAACTGGCTCGTGTGACACAGGTGCGCAAAGAGCTTCGCACTCGACTCAGCTCTCTGCCAGACCTCTCACACCTCCCCAGCGTCATGGCAACTGCAGTGCACCTCCCCTCGCCTGCTGACCTCTACAGCCACTCCGAATGA